From Salvia splendens isolate huo1 chromosome 16, SspV2, whole genome shotgun sequence, a single genomic window includes:
- the LOC121771150 gene encoding scarecrow-like protein 28, translated as MLAGCSSTLLSPRHRLRSEASAQFQACHIPDMSTQGLDFPCSFGRKEALRPQPVRQVGISVDKGIESKSSLRQNIKLPLVATERREEIWGRSKKRYAATDEGSNYMGTVKKRKRGNGKYVEESGEFVSSEDFWFHAGTPQVPFSLPCSGEEKEERGCFDPPPLPPLSSIPWFDSVVTEVTDSGKSKDVHPHKEVSASGSSSTSSSSHSLALGLGSGNPTVEREAAGNGSSSRNPSEVVAGHNGSSQREHECVELINLVVACAEQIGSKNIAAVSHCLARLGELASPRGSPLHRLIAYFTEALALRVARLWPQVFHITPPRELEHVDDDGLRVLNQVSPISKFVHFTCNEILLRALEGKDRIHIIDFDIKQGLQWPSLFQSLASRASPPSHVRITGIGESKQELMETGDRLAGFAEAFNLPFQFHPVVDRLEDVRLWMLHVKEKETVVANCVFQLHKMLYEGSALREFLGLIRSSNAQVVVMAEQEAAHNEATLDARLFNSLKYYSAVFDSIDSSLPLESPARMKMEEMFGREIRNIIGCEGRHRFERHERFDKWQQLMEQGGFRCVGVSERELLQGQMMLKMYSSNHNYRVEVQQGSSSSSSSSLTLSWSDQPLYAVSAWAPINGGGGSSSSLPR; from the coding sequence ATGTTGGCTGGTTGTTCTTCTACATTGTTGTCACCAAGGCATAGATTGAGGAGTGAAGCATCTGCACAGTTTCAAGCTTGCCATATCCCTGACATGAGCACACAGGGGTTGGATTTTCCATGTAGCTTCGGGCGCAAAGAGGCGTTGCGGCCGCAGCCAGTTAGGCAGGTTGGGATTTCAGTTGATAAGGGTATTGAGTCCAAGAGTTCTCTGAGGCAGAACATTAAGCTCCCTCTTGTTGCAACAGAGAGAAGGGAGGAGATTTGGGGGAGAAGTAAGAAGAGATATGCAGCTACAGATGAAGGGAGTAATTACATGGGAACAGTGAAGAAGAGGAAAAGGGGCAATGGGAAATATGTGGAAGAATCAGGGGAGTTTGTGAGCAGTGAGGATTTCTGGTTCCATGCTGGTACACCTCAGGTCCCTTTCTCTCTCCCATGCTCAGGTGAGGAGAAAGAGGAGAGAGGGTGCTTCGACCCGCCTCCTCTCCCGCCGTTGTCGAGCATCCCATGGTTTGATTCTGTTGTGACTGAGGTTACTGATTCAGGGAAGTCTAAGGATGTGCATCCTCACAAGGAGGTCTCAGCCTCGGGTTCTTCAAGCACTTCCTCGAGTAGTCACAGCCTGGCTCTCGGGTTGGGTAGTGGTAACCCCACGGTCGAGCGTGAGGCTGCTGGCAATGGCTCGTCTTCGCGCAATCCAAGCGAGGTCGTGGCGGGGCACAACGGGAGTAGCCAAAGGGAGCATGAGTGTGTCGAGTTAATCAACTTAGTTGTGGCTTGTGCTGAGCAAATAGGCTCCAAGAACATTGCTGCAGTCAGCCATTGCCTTGCTAGGCTAGGTGAGCTCGCATCGCCACGAGGCTCCCCTCTACACCGCCTCATCGCCTACTTCACCGAGGCCTTGGCACTGCGCGTCGCAAGGCTATGGCCTCAAGTGTTCCACATCACGCCCCCTCGTGAGCTTGAGCACGTTGATGATGATGGGTTGAGGGTGTTGAATCAAGTCAGCCCGATCAGCAAGTTTGTTCATTTCACATGCAACGAGATCCTGCTGAGGGCGTTGGAAGGGAAGGACAGGATTCACATCATTGATTTTGACATCAAGCAAGGGCTACAGTGGCCTAGTTTGTTCCAGAGCTTGGCTTCCAGAGCAAGCCCTCCGAGCCACGTGAGGATCACAGGCATTGGTGAGTCGAAGCAGGAGCTGATGGAGACAGGGGATAGGCTAGCCGGGTTTGCTGAGGCGTTTAATCTCCCCTTTCAGTTCCATCCAGTGGTTGATAGGCTAGAAGATGTGAGGCTGTGGATGCTTCATGTGAAGGAGAAGGAGACAGTGGTGGCGAACTGTGTATTTCAGCTGCATAAGATGCTATACGAAGGCAGCGCGTTGAGGGAGTTTTTGGGGTTGATCAGAAGCAGCAATGCTCAAGTGGTTGTAATGGCAGAGCAGGAAGCAGCACACAATGAGGCCACTTTGGATGCGAGGCTTTTCAATTCACTCAAGTACTACTCGGCCGTGTTTGACTCCATTGATTCGAGCCTTCCCTTGGAGAGTCCGGCAAGGATGAAGATGGAAGAGATGTTCGGGCGGGAGATAAGGAACATCATAGGTTGTGAGGGGCGACATCGGTTTGAGAGGCACGAGAGGTTCGACAAGTGGCAGCAGCTGATGGAGCAAGGAGGGTTTCGTTGCGTTGGAGTTAGTGAAAGAGAGCTGCTTCAAGGGCAGATGATGTTGAAGATGTACTCTTCTAACCACAATTATAGGGTGGAAGTGCAGCAAGGgtcctcctcgtcctcgtccTCGTCACTGACCCTGAGCTGGTCGGATCAGCCTCTTTACGCAGTGTCAGCGTGGGCTCCGATTAATGGTGGTGgaggctcgtcgtcgtctttgCCTCGTTGA